Genomic window (Trichocoleus sp.):
TTAAACGTTCTGCGGAATGATGCCCGGAGCGCACTGGCGATCGCATCTTGTGTTCAGTCACAGTTTATTCGGGTCAATGTGCTGACGGGCGTTATGGCAACTGATCAGGGCTTCATTGAAGGTCAAGCGCATCAGCTCCTGCGCTATCGACGTGAATTAGGAAGTGATGTCAAAATTTTGGCGGATGTGCTCGTTAAACATGCTCGTCCATTAGGTTCACCAAACTTAACAACTGCGGTTCAAGAAACGATCGAGCGCGGTTTGGCAGACGGCGTCATTTTATCGGGATGGGCAACCGGTAGCCCGCCGAGCCTGGAAGATCTGGAGCTTGCCAGTGCTGCTGCAAACGGGACGCCTGTGTTCATTGGCAGTGGCGCAAGCTGGGAGAATATTCCGCAATTGATTCAGGCAGCCGATGGGGTGATTGTGTCCAGTTCCCTGAAGCGGCGCGGCAAAATTGAGCAACCGATCGATCCCATTCGCGTGAGCCAATTTGTGGAAGCAATGCGGCGGAGTTTGGCGGTGAAAGAGCAATCTCAAGTTCCAAATTCTGTGCCAGTTCACTCTTAAAAAACCACCCACTGGGAGACTGACTCTCTTGAGCCGATCGCATCTCTAGCGGTTTGAGCCAGAATAGATAAGTCAAGATAGAGTCTGCTGACTTATAAATAAAGCTTGACTGGTAAAATTTCACGCTTCGCAAGAGGTTATATGAGTAGCCGTCGCCGCCAAGCTCCTTGGATTCAGCGGAATTCGCGTTATTTAATCGCCGCTGTTGCCGTTTTAGGAGCAATCAATACGGGATATATCACTGCCACTAAGCTGTTTGGAGGCGAGACAGCCTGCCCTACCAGTGGTTGTGAACAGGTTTTGTCTAGCGGTTATGCCTATGTATTTGGCTTGCCGCTGGCGCTGTTTGGGTTATTTGCCTATTTAGCAATGGCAGCGTTTGCTCTTGCTCCTTTGGCAATTAATCCCGAAAAAAATAAGCCGCTCCGAGCAGAAGTTGAAAACTGGACTTGGCTGCTGCTATTTCTGGGCGCAACTGCCATGCTGGTTTTCAGCGGCTACCTGATGTTCATTATGTTCAGTCAGTTTGTCGCGGTGTATGGCACAAAGGGACTTTGCTTCTACTGTTTAGCGTCAGCATTGTTTGCCCTGTCTCTGTTTGTCCTGACGCTGGTAGGGCGTGCCTGGGAAGACCGAGGACAATTATTCTTCTCTGGGATTATCATCGCGCTAATCACGATCGTTGGAGCATTGGGAGTCTATGCCAATGTGGGAGGGTCAGCAACGGCTGAGGTTCCAGGGCAGGCAGGACCACCGATTCAGGCATCATCAGGGCAGGCTGAACTGGAGTTGGCTCGTCATCTTAAACAGATTGGCGCAAAGATGTATGGAGCTTATTGGTGTCCACATTGCCATGACCAAAAGGAACTGTTTGGCAGACAAGCATTCAAAGAAATCACTTATGTTGAGTGTGCACCAGATGGGCAAAATGCTCAAACTGACCTTTGCCAAACCAAAAAGATTGAGGGTTTCCCCACCTGGGAGATCAACGGCAAGCTTTATCCGGGAACCCAAACTCTGCAACAGTTAGCAGACGAATCTGGCTATCAGGGAGCGCGAAACTTCCAAAGTGGCGGTTAACGTTTTGTTTGCGTTAACGGTGCTGAAGTAACAGGCTTTGGCGGCTCTAAGCCTCCAGTCAAGCTAACGCTCGATCGAGCGACAATGACCGAAACCCCCGCCAGGAAAAATGCGATCGTTGGGGCAACGCTGGGAATCCAGAGATGGAAGCTAAAAGCGACAAATGTTGTTCCGGCGATCGTGCCAATTAAAACAATTGTGCCTAGCCCTAAGCGCAGGGGACGACGGTACACAACCCAAACAAAGCCACTGCCGATCGCTGCCCAAGTGCCAATCCACAGCAGTTCTGTCCATTCTGGAATGAAGTGAAAGAGCGGCTGTTGATCGATCGATGCTTGCAGAATTTGACTGACAATTTGAGCGTGAACTGCCACGCCTGGCATTTTATGTTCTGTTTGAGTGCCGCCACTGAAAGGCGTGAAGAACAAATCTTTGCCGCTTGGGGCAGTGGTACCAATCAAAACGACTTTATCTTTGACCCACTCTGGCTTAATTTTGCCTTGAAGCACTGCTGTAAAAGCGATCGTTTGGGCGGGTGAGTTGGGCGAACGGTAATCCAATAACGTTTGATAGCCTTTTCCGGCATCCTCGCTGTGGTAACCACCAGACGTTTGCTCTAGCGGCAAAAACAGCGCAGCACCTAGCTGCATATTTCCGGGAGACACAGGGCTATTTTGAGGCTGAATCTGCTCGGTTGCCAGGTATTTGAGAGCAATTTGCAGCGCGAATGATGTATAAGTTGTTCCCTGAGACGAGCCAAATAGTAAGCCTCGCCGGACGACGCCATCGGGATCGATCGGAAAATCACTAAAGCCAATCTGCTCAGAGGGTAATGTTGACGGGGCAGGAGTGCCGATCGTGCCATTTTCAGCAAACGTCATAATGGTGATAACCCCTGCGGCTCGGAGCTGCTGCATCAGGTTTGCGTGTCCTGGTTCCTGCGGTAATTCTCGGTGCAGGTCAAGCCCGATGACACGAGGTTGATATTGGCTAAGGGTTTTGATGACTTGAGCCACGTCCTGATCACTGGGAGTCGATCGACGCAACGCTTGGAGATCAGATTCTGTGATCTCAACTAACAGGAGCCGGGGATCAGTGCCGCGATCGGGGCGAAGCCGAACGATTTGATCATAAGCAGAGAGTTCTGGAGCTTGAAGCCAGCCGAGACTGCGCGCGCCGCCGAGTAGCCCGGTCACTGCAAGCGTTGTGAGTGCGATCGTCCGCCATGCCTTGGGCTGCTTTGAACGAACAGGTCGAGGAGCCATTCCCCGGTGATCAAATGTGTTTGTTTGATCAGTTTCAAAATCAAGCGGTTCTGATCGCAGCAACGCTGAAGGCAGAGTAGTGGTATCGCTGAGTGAGTCAGATAAACGATCGAGTGCTTGAAGTGCCTCAGTTGCAGACTGATATCGCTGGCTAAAGTGGTAGCGTACCAGTCGGGTCAGAATTGCCTGAAGTCGGGGCGTAATTTCTGCCTGATTTTGCCAGACAAATTCGCCAGTGCTGGAGTCGGTAAGGAACTGGGCGGGTTGTAGCCCGGTTAAGGCTTGAATCGTTGTCACTCCTAACGAATATAAATCACTGCAGTAGCGGGGCTTACCAGCCAGTTGCTCCATTGCCGTATATCCGGGTGTGCCAATGCTGATGGTGAGGGTGGAATGTCCCGGTTCTGTACTCAATTGGCTGTGAATTTCTTTGACTGCGCCGAAATCAATCAACACAAATTGACCATCCGGACGGCGAATCAGGTTTGCAGGTTTGATATCTCGGTGGATGACATGGTGATGATGCACAAACTCCAGAATGTCTAATCCATTGCGGAGGAAGTCGATCGCCTGAGTTTCTGTCCAGCGATGAGAAGGCGAAAGTTCCTGGCTCAGAGGGGTTCCGGCAATAAATTCCTGAACCAGATAGAACTCATGATCTTGCTCAAAAAATTCGAGAAAGGTGGGAATTTGGGGATGCTCTCCCAGCTTTTCCAGCGTTGCCGCTTCTGTTTTAAATAATCTCCGGGCAACCTCTAAGTAATGGGCATCCGTCTTAATAGGCTTGAAATGCTTGACGACACAGCGAGGCTGCTCAGGCTGCTGCAAATCTTCAGCCAAATAAGTTTGACCAAAGCCGCCTGCACCTAAGACTGCGATCAGTTTGTATCGTTCCCTCAACAACAGCCCTAGCATGATGACGATTTATCCATTCCTTCCTGATTTTGGCATAGGGGAAGAAGACGAGACGGGAGAGGCAATCCTTATTTTTATTCAGTAGCAAATGATATAAATCCGTTTGGTTCTGCCAGCGAGGTCAAGGACGATGCGATGTTCTTCTACCCGTTGTGGGGTTGAGGGTTGTTAAAGATGTAACGCCTGGCTGGAAGCGCAAGCAGTATGCTAAAGAAAAGCCTTGGTTTGGGGCATGCTTTGACTTCCTGATTTTATCTGGCGTACCGATGGAAACGACACTGGCGGGTCGCTATCAAATCAGCAATTATTTAGGCGGCGGTGGGTTTGGGCAAACTTTTCTGGCGCGCGATGTTCACTTACCCAGCCAGCCCTGGTGTGTGGTAAAGCAACTGAAACCTGGATCAAGCCATCCTAAAACCTTAGAAACGGCAAAGCGATTGTTCGATCGAGAGGCAGAAATGCTGTATCGGTTGGGACACCATGACCAGATTCCGCGCCTGATGGCGCACTTTGAGCAAAACCACGAGTTTTACCTGGTGCAAGAGTATGTGGCAGGGCATCCGCTCAATAAGGAGCTTGTGTCAGGGGTGCAGTTCAGTGAAGCGAATGTGATCCAGTTATTGCGCGACATTCTGATCGTGCTGTCGTTTGTGCATCAGCAGCAGGTGATTCATCGCGATGTTAAGCCCGCGAATTTGATCCGACGCAACCTGGATAACCGGATTGTCTTGATTGATTTTGGGGCAGTGAAAGAAGTGCGAAACCGGGTAATTCACACCACTGAGCAAACCAGTTTAACGATCGCGGTTGGCTCTCCTGGCTATATGCCCAGTGAACAGCAAGCCCTTCAACCCCGCTACAGCAGCGATATTTATGCCGTGGGAATTGTGGGTTTACAGGCACTATCAGGGCTTTCGCCCAAGCTGTTCCCGAAAGATGAAGCGAGCAATGAATTCTGCTGTGCTGCCTTTGGCGATCGAATCAAGGTCAGCCCAGATTTTGCAGCAGTGTTAGATCAGATGGTGCGCTATGACTATCGGCAGCGATATCAAAACGCTACTGTTGCCCTGGATGCGCTGCAAGCCTTACAGCCCGATCGTGAAAACGTTTTGGAGCAGGACTATCAAAGCATTGATGCCGCCACTCTTGAACCTTTGACTGCTCCCTGGCTGAGTCAACCCGTCGTCTCAATGACGCAGCCCCCAGGTGATCTACCGTTCGTTGACCAAGAGACAGAAAAACAGCTCGAACGACTTTTAGCAGAAGCGATCGGTCCAGTTGCACCCATGCTCTTGCAAGCGGCACTGCTCCAAGCCTTAACGATTTCTGATCTGATAGACCAGTTAGCGAATCGAGTCCCAGACGCCAAACGATCGCAGTTTCAACGACAGGCTGAATCCTTGCTTCGATCGCCCCGTCTCACTACAGGCATGATTCAATCGCAAGCGACTCCCAGCACTGCCCCCACATCCGCCAATCGGTCTAGTCTCAGCGTTGAATTTCTGAAGCAATGCGAACTAGAACTGATGCGGGCGATCGGTCCCATTGCGCCTTTACTGCTCCAGCGAACCCTTGCCCAGCATCCGGGTTGCACGATGAGTCAGCTAGTCGATGCCTTAACTCAGCAGATGGCTCCTCAGACGGCAACAGCCTTCCGCCAGTCATTAAAGTCCTTGCTTTAGCATCTCCATTGCCATCATTAAACTTGTTTTCATCCGATTAAACGCAGCCGCTAATTTGCCAATTTCATCTTTGCCTTCAGCCGGAAATTCCGCTGCCATGTTGCCCATACTGACTTCATTTGCAGCAGTTGAAATCCGGTTCAGGGGATTGATGACAACTCGCTTCAGCAGAAAGTTGACGATCAGCAGCACGATCGCAAAGGCAGCTGCCATCAGCCCGACAAACAGCAGCGCATCCCGACGAGCACTCTCGACTAACCCTGCCGTCGGCACCGAGATCATCTGAGCACCAACAATTTCATTCAGCTTCCAGCCAAACCCATTGTCACTGCCGTAGGTTGTCAGCAGACTTTTGGGAGCCGCCTGAGGGGTACTGTGGCAGCGGAGACAGCTTTCCTGGCTGATGGCGATCGGTCGGGCAATGTAAAACAAATCTCCGACAGACGAGGTGCGATATCCGGTGAGTTCACGTCTAGCAGCATTGCTGCGAAACTGATTAATGATTCCGCTTTCAAATTCGTCAGCTTTATCGCGCAGATTCGTGGGATTGAGTGTTGCTTCTTTGTAGAAGAAGTCTTTGTATTCTGGGCTATTGCGCAAGCGATCGACCACGCCTCGCGCCGAGTAGCCTGGTACAGTTTGCGGCAAAAATTCTGCCTCAGTTTCCAGGCGGGCAGTCAGTTCGGGGGTGATTTCTTCCAGCGTGTACTGCCGCACAGAAAGCATGGTTTGCATCAGCAGATTTGCCCTAGTCGTAACCTGATATTCGGCTCTTTGCGTCAAAATGCTGGAAAAGATGACACCACATAGCAATACTGCTCCCAGAAATACAAATAGCAAAATCAGGTTAAATTTCTTGCTTAGTCTTAAGCCTTGCAGCATCCCTACCTCCAGAATTCTATGATTTCACGTCGCACCTTTCTGCTTCAGATCCTCTTGACGTTGGCAGGTTGTCAATTTTCGAAAACCAGCACTCCTCAGGGGTTAGATCAAATTACGATCGGCACGGTTGCTTACGGTGAGGGTTCACAAACGGCTGACCAGTATCAGAGATTTACCCAGTACTTAGAGCAGCAGACGAAATCATTTGTGCAGCTAGAACCAGCCTACAACGAGGTGCAGGCGATCGAGCAAATTCAGCGACAGGCTTGGTCTTTAGTATTCGCGCCGCCCGGTTTAGCGGCAATTGCTGTGGCAAAAGCGATGTATGTGCCTTTGTTTCCGCTGTCAGGCGTTGCCAATCTTAGTTCTATTTTAGTGGTGCGGCAAGATAGCCCGATTCGAGCTTTAACAGATGTAAATGGTCAAGTTTTGGCACTGGGACAACCGGGATCAGCAACCGCCTATTATGTGCCGCTCTATGAACTTTATGGAACTGAGCCGGCGGAAGTGCGAATTGCCCCGACGCCAAAAATGATTTTGGAATGGCTGGCTCGATCGCAAGTGGGAGTTGGCGCAATGGCAAAAAATGAGTTCGATCGCTATCGTTCAACCATCCGAGGAACTGCCTTCCGGGTACTGCATACCAGTCGCCGCCTGCCATCGGGCTCTGTTCTGATTAGTCCTAAAGTCGATCGAAACCTGCAAGAAGTAATTCAACAGGCAATGAATCGTGCCCTGCCCACGATCGCTCAGGAAGCTGGCTATATTCCCAACGCCCAACCCCCAAACTATGAAACACTCATCACCTTTATTCAGAAAGTTGAGCCGATCGAAACTCACATTCAAGAAAAGCCGGCCCCGCTTTATACTCGATAATTTCCTACGGTTCAGGTGGGATGAAAGATGAAATATTAAATACTGGGAATGGAGCTGAAGCAGCAAAAACAGAATAACAGTGAAAACAGAATAACAAGGTGAAATCTCTGCTCTTTCATTCCAAACCCCTACCCCCTACTCCCTGACTTTCCATGATCAACGGCAAAACTCAGCTCCTTGGCGTCATTGGACATCCGATCGAACATTCCCTGTCTCCTGTAATGCATAATGCGGCGATCGAGCAGCTGGGCGCGAACTTTGTTTATCTGCCCTTTCCCATTGCTCCGGCAAACTTACCCCAAGCCCTTGAGGGGTTCCGAGCAGTTGGGCTAAAGGGCTTTAGCGTCACGATTCCCCATAAGCAAGCGATCATGCCCCTCCTGTCAGAAATTTCACCTGTGGCACAGGCGATCGGGGCAGTGAATACGGTTTGCTGGACGGAATCAGGCTGGAGCGGCACCAATACCGACGTTACGGGATTTTTGGCTCCTCTCATTGCAAAGCAGCAAGACTGGACAAAGGCAACAGCCCTCATTTTGGGCAATGGCGGCGCAGCCAGAGCAGTCGTGGCAGGCTGTCATCAGCTCGGCTATGCCCAGATTCAAGTTGTCGGACGTAACCCCCAAAAGCTTGAGGAGTTCCTGCAAAGCTGGTCGAATTCTTCCTTTTCTGGCAATCTCTCTGTCCACACCTGGAATGAACTGCCTGACTTGCTGCCCAACACCGATCTCCTGGTCAACACCACGCCAATCGGAATGTATCCCCAAACAGATGCCTCACCGCTCACCACGGATGAGATGGCAAAACTACGACCCGGATCGATCGCCTATGACCTGATCTACACTCCCCGCCCCACTCAGTTTTTGCAGCAGGCACAAGCACAAGGAGCGATCGGGATTGATGGATTAGAAATGCTGGTGCAACAAGGGGCAGCCGCTCTCGAACTCTGGCTGGAAATGCCCGCCCCAGTCGCAGTGATGCGAGAAGCCCTATTAGGGTATTTGCAGAAGTCGGGAAAGCCATAAGGCAGGCGCTAAGTTAGCGTCGCTGCATCAAGGAATGAATGACGCCTATCTACCGACGACATTGCCCCTTAAATCCCCCAATTGTGCCCGATTTTGGGAGATTTTTAACTTTTTTGATTCTTCACTTCAGAGCAGAGGGGGCAAAGGACAGGATCGCGTTTGATCCAGGCAATCCCTTGATGCAGTGACATGCTATGACAGAATTACGACAGGATGAAGTTTGCGGCGATCGGCGTTGCTCCACTGAGCGTGCAAACTGTGGCAAGTCCGCCATTTGCATCCCCATTCCCATCAACTCGCACGATCGTCTTTCCACCCGTTTCAATCAGACGCACATATTTTTGAAAACGGTTGCTGCTGGCATAGCCTTCCCGGTTAAGGATGCCCCGCAGGTCGATCCGGTCTTGACGCTGGAAATCAAGAATCTGATCATTGCCATGCTTGACCGAACGATAGACGAATCGATCGCGCCCACCATTGCCTGACAGGACATCTGCACCGCCGCCACCCGTGATCGTATCTCGACCCAGACCGCCAATCACGCGATCGATTTGAGAACCGCCAACCAGGATATCGTTGCCGCGCTTTCCTTGCAGCAAATCTGCCCCACCGTTACCTCTGACGTTGTCAGCACCTCGTCCACCAAAGGCAATATCGGCTTTTTTGCCGCCAATCACGCGATCGCGTCCTAGACCGCCATAGATGGTGTCTGTGCCGTTGCCGCCATTAATCACGTCATTGTTTTGCTGTCCATGCAGCAGATCAGCATTTGCTCCGCCAGCAAGCCGATCGTTGTTGCGTCCGCCTCTTAGCTCGTCATTGCCGCTCTTACCCTGGATGCGATCGACCCCACGCCTACCAAAGCCCAGGTCATCGCCCCGTCCACCAGAGACAAAGTCATTGCCTAAGCCACCGTCGAGCGTGTCGCGTCCATTGTTGCCCATTAGCCGATCTCGATTCTGAGCCCCTCTCAGCGTATCTCTAGCAGCCCCACCCATGAGTGTGTCATTGCCTCGATTGCCGATCAGGGTATCATTACAGGCGCGACCTCGCAGCAAATCATTCCCCGACTTTCCAACCAGCGTATCGCCGTCCACACCGCCTGTTAGCTTGTTGTTGCGCGGGTTGCCTTTTAGATCTTTTCCGGGTTTACAGCCTAGTCGCACTGGCGCAACTGCATTTGAGAGGTTCAGCGTCACAATTGCAGGAGTCAGGTCAGTTGCCCCCTGGTCGTCGGTTGCGGCATAGGTAAAGCTACCGCCCTGAAACTCAGCAGTGGATTCAAAATAAAGCTGACCAATTTGGGCTGGCGTTAAAATTTGTCCTGCTTGAACAGGCGCGCCATTCACATCAGGGTCGCCAACGTAAAGTGTGCCCTGGCTGCTAAGCGGCACTGTGACGATCGTGTAGGAAGCGATCGAGCCATCTAAATCAGTACCCGAAAGCCCTGGAACGGTGACCACTGAGTTTTGGGGCAGGCTCACCAATGCATTGTTTGTCTCAGGCAGTCGGTTGTTAGGATTAACACCACCCCCTCCTTGCAGTCCCAGCGTCACCACACCTGGCGTCAAATCTTCTGCGCCCAAGTTATCCACTGCAGTATAGGTAAAGCTATCGCCTGTAAAACCGCCGGTGGATTGGAAGAAAACCTGCGAGATCTGATCTGGGGTAAGGGTTTGCCCTACTGTAATTAACGTCCCACCGTTCGATGGATTGCCGAGATACAGCGTCCCCTGAGTTGCCTGAGGAAGCGTCAGAATGCGGAAGGACTGAACCGTTCCATCTGAGTCTGTACCAGATAGCCCCGCAACATTGACAGCAGTACCAGCTTGCAGGCTGACAAGAGCATCGGTTGTTTCTGGGGGCGAGGTAAAGGACTGAACCGTTAGATTGCGGATTTCGTGAATATTGGTAGAAGCACCTGTACCTGCTGTAAAGCCAAACTTAAAGGTGTCTGGAATGATGCCATTGTCAATGCCTGTTGCACCCGATCGAATATTGAAGTTGCTGATCAGCGATTCACCAGCATCAGTAAAGACATTGTTGTTGTTCAAGTCCATTGCAACGCTGAGCAGACCCGTTGGATCGAGGTCTACCTGGACTCGACGGAGGGAATTTGCCCGAGTACCTGCTGCACCGGGAACATCAAGGCTAAAGGGTAGTGTCCCGGTACTGGTGAGAAAGCCATATTGCGTTGCTTCACTCCCACGCACCGTTACTGCATCTGGCAGTTGTCCCCCTCCCGCAACGCCGCCGACCCGTCCTTCTGTCGCTCTAGCGTAGTTTCCAAAGGCATCGAAACCAATGCCTAAGTATCCACCCGCAATTCCCGGAACAACTGTCGGTGTATTTTTTTGCGCGTAGCCAAGCGAACCCCCAAATGCACCTGCCACTGGGGTTGTCGAAATTGGAGTTGCACCGTTGAGCAGGAAGAAGTTGATGCCATCTGCACCGGGTGGAATGTTAGGGTCTGACGTTGCCCCACCATACTGAAACATATCGAAGGTGATGCGTAGACCCGCATCCGATCGGACTGGCGTATTGTAGAGAACAAACGCTGCCTGATTGTTGGTCGCATTGGTTAGACGTAGCGTTCCAAGTCCTGGCGTATCAAGTGGGGTAGCAATGCCAGGAATTCCGCCTAAGGGTGGCGTGACAATCGGACTAGCAGTCAGGAATGGATCAGCCTGTGTCGCTGCTGTGGGATCACCCACTCCATAGAGCCAAGTTCCAAGAACGCTGGTTCCGGTGAAAGATTCAGTGACAAAGTTGATGATTTCGAGAACCCCTTCATAAGCAGCCATTGCTGCCGTTGAGAAAGCAAGGGAAGACTGAATTTCTGCGGTTTGATAATCCAGAACCCAGCGACCACCTTTGTCAGCGTTACCAACGAGATGCGTTGAAGCAGCGATCGAGGTTTGAGTCAGGCGGCTCAACTGCTGGACAAATTGCCGTCCTAGTTCTCCTGCTGCCACTTCACAGCCA
Coding sequences:
- a CDS encoding BtpA/SgcQ family protein, with product MDLKQIFKTANPIIGVVHLLPLPTSPRWGGSLKAVIDRAEQEATALASGGVDGIIVENFFDAPFAKDAVDPAVVSAMSLVVQRLTSLVTLPLGLNVLRNDARSALAIASCVQSQFIRVNVLTGVMATDQGFIEGQAHQLLRYRRELGSDVKILADVLVKHARPLGSPNLTTAVQETIERGLADGVILSGWATGSPPSLEDLELASAAANGTPVFIGSGASWENIPQLIQAADGVIVSSSLKRRGKIEQPIDPIRVSQFVEAMRRSLAVKEQSQVPNSVPVHS
- a CDS encoding vitamin K epoxide reductase family protein, with the translated sequence MSSRRRQAPWIQRNSRYLIAAVAVLGAINTGYITATKLFGGETACPTSGCEQVLSSGYAYVFGLPLALFGLFAYLAMAAFALAPLAINPEKNKPLRAEVENWTWLLLFLGATAMLVFSGYLMFIMFSQFVAVYGTKGLCFYCLASALFALSLFVLTLVGRAWEDRGQLFFSGIIIALITIVGALGVYANVGGSATAEVPGQAGPPIQASSGQAELELARHLKQIGAKMYGAYWCPHCHDQKELFGRQAFKEITYVECAPDGQNAQTDLCQTKKIEGFPTWEINGKLYPGTQTLQQLADESGYQGARNFQSGG
- a CDS encoding CHASE2 domain-containing protein; this encodes MLGLLLRERYKLIAVLGAGGFGQTYLAEDLQQPEQPRCVVKHFKPIKTDAHYLEVARRLFKTEAATLEKLGEHPQIPTFLEFFEQDHEFYLVQEFIAGTPLSQELSPSHRWTETQAIDFLRNGLDILEFVHHHHVIHRDIKPANLIRRPDGQFVLIDFGAVKEIHSQLSTEPGHSTLTISIGTPGYTAMEQLAGKPRYCSDLYSLGVTTIQALTGLQPAQFLTDSSTGEFVWQNQAEITPRLQAILTRLVRYHFSQRYQSATEALQALDRLSDSLSDTTTLPSALLRSEPLDFETDQTNTFDHRGMAPRPVRSKQPKAWRTIALTTLAVTGLLGGARSLGWLQAPELSAYDQIVRLRPDRGTDPRLLLVEITESDLQALRRSTPSDQDVAQVIKTLSQYQPRVIGLDLHRELPQEPGHANLMQQLRAAGVITIMTFAENGTIGTPAPSTLPSEQIGFSDFPIDPDGVVRRGLLFGSSQGTTYTSFALQIALKYLATEQIQPQNSPVSPGNMQLGAALFLPLEQTSGGYHSEDAGKGYQTLLDYRSPNSPAQTIAFTAVLQGKIKPEWVKDKVVLIGTTAPSGKDLFFTPFSGGTQTEHKMPGVAVHAQIVSQILQASIDQQPLFHFIPEWTELLWIGTWAAIGSGFVWVVYRRPLRLGLGTIVLIGTIAGTTFVAFSFHLWIPSVAPTIAFFLAGVSVIVARSSVSLTGGLEPPKPVTSAPLTQTKR
- a CDS encoding serine/threonine-protein kinase, whose product is METTLAGRYQISNYLGGGGFGQTFLARDVHLPSQPWCVVKQLKPGSSHPKTLETAKRLFDREAEMLYRLGHHDQIPRLMAHFEQNHEFYLVQEYVAGHPLNKELVSGVQFSEANVIQLLRDILIVLSFVHQQQVIHRDVKPANLIRRNLDNRIVLIDFGAVKEVRNRVIHTTEQTSLTIAVGSPGYMPSEQQALQPRYSSDIYAVGIVGLQALSGLSPKLFPKDEASNEFCCAAFGDRIKVSPDFAAVLDQMVRYDYRQRYQNATVALDALQALQPDRENVLEQDYQSIDAATLEPLTAPWLSQPVVSMTQPPGDLPFVDQETEKQLERLLAEAIGPVAPMLLQAALLQALTISDLIDQLANRVPDAKRSQFQRQAESLLRSPRLTTGMIQSQATPSTAPTSANRSSLSVEFLKQCELELMRAIGPIAPLLLQRTLAQHPGCTMSQLVDALTQQMAPQTATAFRQSLKSLL
- a CDS encoding DUF3365 domain-containing protein, whose amino-acid sequence is MLQGLRLSKKFNLILLFVFLGAVLLCGVIFSSILTQRAEYQVTTRANLLMQTMLSVRQYTLEEITPELTARLETEAEFLPQTVPGYSARGVVDRLRNSPEYKDFFYKEATLNPTNLRDKADEFESGIINQFRSNAARRELTGYRTSSVGDLFYIARPIAISQESCLRCHSTPQAAPKSLLTTYGSDNGFGWKLNEIVGAQMISVPTAGLVESARRDALLFVGLMAAAFAIVLLIVNFLLKRVVINPLNRISTAANEVSMGNMAAEFPAEGKDEIGKLAAAFNRMKTSLMMAMEMLKQGL
- a CDS encoding PhnD/SsuA/transferrin family substrate-binding protein, with the translated sequence MISRRTFLLQILLTLAGCQFSKTSTPQGLDQITIGTVAYGEGSQTADQYQRFTQYLEQQTKSFVQLEPAYNEVQAIEQIQRQAWSLVFAPPGLAAIAVAKAMYVPLFPLSGVANLSSILVVRQDSPIRALTDVNGQVLALGQPGSATAYYVPLYELYGTEPAEVRIAPTPKMILEWLARSQVGVGAMAKNEFDRYRSTIRGTAFRVLHTSRRLPSGSVLISPKVDRNLQEVIQQAMNRALPTIAQEAGYIPNAQPPNYETLITFIQKVEPIETHIQEKPAPLYTR
- a CDS encoding shikimate dehydrogenase; translation: MINGKTQLLGVIGHPIEHSLSPVMHNAAIEQLGANFVYLPFPIAPANLPQALEGFRAVGLKGFSVTIPHKQAIMPLLSEISPVAQAIGAVNTVCWTESGWSGTNTDVTGFLAPLIAKQQDWTKATALILGNGGAARAVVAGCHQLGYAQIQVVGRNPQKLEEFLQSWSNSSFSGNLSVHTWNELPDLLPNTDLLVNTTPIGMYPQTDASPLTTDEMAKLRPGSIAYDLIYTPRPTQFLQQAQAQGAIGIDGLEMLVQQGAAALELWLEMPAPVAVMREALLGYLQKSGKP
- a CDS encoding DUF4347 domain-containing protein, whose protein sequence is MKTLVIADPSVCSYQHLVNSVSTDIEIVVLEPEQDGIEQITQALADRRSVQSLHILSHGAPGTLQLGSTQLSNASLDRYRHQLQQWVHGLTERAEVLLYGCEVAAGELGRQFVQQLSRLTQTSIAASTHLVGNADKGGRWVLDYQTAEIQSSLAFSTAAMAAYEGVLEIINFVTESFTGTSVLGTWLYGVGDPTAATQADPFLTASPIVTPPLGGIPGIATPLDTPGLGTLRLTNATNNQAAFVLYNTPVRSDAGLRITFDMFQYGGATSDPNIPPGADGINFFLLNGATPISTTPVAGAFGGSLGYAQKNTPTVVPGIAGGYLGIGFDAFGNYARATEGRVGGVAGGGQLPDAVTVRGSEATQYGFLTSTGTLPFSLDVPGAAGTRANSLRRVQVDLDPTGLLSVAMDLNNNNVFTDAGESLISNFNIRSGATGIDNGIIPDTFKFGFTAGTGASTNIHEIRNLTVQSFTSPPETTDALVSLQAGTAVNVAGLSGTDSDGTVQSFRILTLPQATQGTLYLGNPSNGGTLITVGQTLTPDQISQVFFQSTGGFTGDSFTYTAVDNLGAEDLTPGVVTLGLQGGGGVNPNNRLPETNNALVSLPQNSVVTVPGLSGTDLDGSIASYTIVTVPLSSQGTLYVGDPDVNGAPVQAGQILTPAQIGQLYFESTAEFQGGSFTYAATDDQGATDLTPAIVTLNLSNAVAPVRLGCKPGKDLKGNPRNNKLTGGVDGDTLVGKSGNDLLRGRACNDTLIGNRGNDTLMGGAARDTLRGAQNRDRLMGNNGRDTLDGGLGNDFVSGGRGDDLGFGRRGVDRIQGKSGNDELRGGRNNDRLAGGANADLLHGQQNNDVINGGNGTDTIYGGLGRDRVIGGKKADIAFGGRGADNVRGNGGADLLQGKRGNDILVGGSQIDRVIGGLGRDTITGGGGADVLSGNGGRDRFVYRSVKHGNDQILDFQRQDRIDLRGILNREGYASSNRFQKYVRLIETGGKTIVRVDGNGDANGGLATVCTLSGATPIAANFILS